A single genomic interval of Haloterrigena salifodinae harbors:
- a CDS encoding methyltransferase domain-containing protein, whose translation MKSADREQVYGREQYYWGTEPNDMAKKTIEVASQANSDITAIDVGAGEGRDAVFFAEQGWNVYAMEVSPNGLAKAERLANERKVPLQTIEADANDATFSEAVDVVYSAGAIQYIRPENRDRQFDHFKEKTTPDGIHAMFAFVDHPDVPTAPDWTEREYFYAQGELMEYYRDWEVIESEEIIFDDYSGGEPHRHAAEILFARKPN comes from the coding sequence ATGAAGTCCGCTGACCGAGAACAAGTATACGGGCGGGAGCAGTATTACTGGGGCACAGAGCCAAACGATATGGCTAAGAAGACGATAGAGGTTGCGTCACAGGCCAATTCTGACATAACGGCGATTGACGTTGGAGCCGGTGAAGGTCGGGACGCCGTGTTTTTTGCAGAACAGGGATGGAATGTGTATGCGATGGAGGTTTCTCCCAACGGCCTAGCAAAGGCTGAGCGTCTTGCCAACGAGCGAAAGGTCCCCCTCCAGACAATCGAAGCTGATGCAAACGACGCCACCTTCTCCGAAGCGGTCGATGTAGTGTATTCGGCCGGTGCGATTCAATATATCCGACCGGAGAACCGGGATCGACAGTTCGACCATTTTAAAGAGAAAACGACTCCCGACGGGATTCACGCAATGTTCGCTTTCGTGGACCATCCTGACGTTCCGACGGCACCGGACTGGACGGAACGCGAGTATTTCTACGCACAAGGCGAGTTAATGGAATACTATCGTGATTGGGAGGTCATCGAATCTGAGGAGATTATTTTCGACGACTATTCGGGCGGTGAACCCCACCGACACGCAGCAGAGATACTATTCGCGCGGAAACCAAACTAA
- the gdhB gene encoding glutamate dehydrogenase GdhB, with protein MTTTPPEEAETGSDDAPASALVTARRQLERAATHVDVDSGVIERLKHPAKVQQVSVPLEREDGSVEVFTGYRAQHDDVRGPYKGGLRFHPEVTAEECTGLSMWMTWKCAVMDIPFGGGKGGVAVDPKTLTEDETERLTRRFAEELRDVVGPTKDVPAPDMGTDAQTMAWFMDAYSMQQGETIPGVVTGKPPVIGGSYGREEAPGRSTAIAAREAVDYYDRDLEDTTIAVQGFGSVGANAARLLEDWGATVVAVSDVNGAIYDPEGLDTHAIPTHEEEPEAVLEQDASETLSNEAILELDVDVLIPAAVGNVITADNADAIDADIVVEGANGPTTFAADAILAERDVHVIPDILANAGGVTVSYFEWLQDINRRQWSLERVNEELEEHMLEAWADVREEVEAKDLTWRDAAYVVALSRIAEAKATRGLWP; from the coding sequence ATGACTACGACACCCCCAGAAGAGGCCGAGACCGGATCGGACGATGCCCCAGCGTCGGCGCTCGTCACGGCGCGTCGCCAACTCGAGCGGGCGGCGACCCACGTTGACGTCGATTCCGGCGTGATAGAGCGATTAAAACACCCGGCCAAGGTCCAGCAGGTCTCGGTACCCCTCGAGCGCGAGGACGGCTCCGTCGAGGTCTTCACCGGCTATCGCGCCCAGCACGATGACGTTCGCGGCCCGTACAAGGGCGGACTGCGCTTCCATCCCGAGGTGACCGCCGAGGAGTGCACCGGGCTCTCGATGTGGATGACCTGGAAATGCGCCGTGATGGACATCCCCTTCGGCGGCGGGAAGGGCGGCGTCGCCGTCGATCCCAAGACGCTCACCGAGGACGAGACCGAACGGCTCACCCGCCGATTCGCCGAGGAACTGCGCGACGTCGTCGGGCCGACGAAGGACGTCCCCGCGCCGGACATGGGCACCGACGCCCAGACGATGGCCTGGTTTATGGACGCCTACTCGATGCAGCAGGGCGAGACCATCCCCGGCGTCGTCACCGGGAAACCGCCGGTCATCGGCGGCTCCTACGGCCGCGAGGAGGCGCCCGGTCGCTCGACCGCCATCGCCGCCCGCGAGGCCGTCGACTACTACGACCGCGACCTCGAGGACACCACGATCGCCGTCCAGGGCTTCGGTAGCGTCGGTGCCAACGCGGCGCGCCTGCTCGAGGACTGGGGCGCGACCGTCGTCGCCGTCTCGGACGTCAATGGCGCGATCTACGACCCCGAGGGTCTCGACACGCACGCGATCCCGACCCACGAGGAGGAGCCGGAGGCCGTCCTCGAGCAGGACGCCTCCGAAACCCTCTCCAACGAGGCGATCCTCGAACTCGACGTCGACGTGCTGATCCCCGCGGCCGTCGGCAACGTGATCACCGCGGACAACGCCGACGCGATCGACGCGGACATCGTCGTCGAGGGCGCTAACGGTCCGACGACGTTCGCAGCCGACGCCATCTTAGCAGAGCGTGACGTCCACGTCATCCCGGACATCCTCGCCAATGCCGGCGGCGTGACGGTCAGCTACTTCGAGTGGCTCCAGGACATCAATCGCCGACAGTGGTCCCTCGAGCGCGTCAACGAGGAACTTGAGGAGCACATGCTCGAGGCGTGGGCCGACGTCCGCGAGGAGGTCGAAGCAAAGGACCTGACGTGGCGCGACGCCGCCTACGTCGTCGCGCTCTCGCGGATCGCCGAGGCGAAGGCGACGCGCGGACTCTGGCCGTAA
- a CDS encoding M24 family metallopeptidase encodes MPRDIFDDAEYERRVSRTKERLREEDLDAIVVSDPANMNYLTGYDGWSFYVHQAVVVTPDRDEPVWIGREMDGGGARATTSLSDESILSYSDDHVHSPHDLHPMDYVAGILEELDVADGRIGLEMDASYFTAKSYTRLQQNLPEAEFEDATLLVGWVRIKKSERELEYMREAARISENAMQAGLDAIEEGVPEYEAARAIYDALIAGTDEYGGDYPSIVPLMPSGDHTDTPHLTWTDREFEDGDPVIIELSGCRHRYHSPLARTTFVGDPPAELEETADIVVEGIEAALDAVEPDVTCESVEKAWRETIAQYGLEKEDRIGYSMGLGYPPDWGEHTASIRPGDETVLEEDMTFHMIPGIWTEAVGMEISETFRVTSNGAETLADFPRQLFTT; translated from the coding sequence ATGCCCCGAGATATTTTCGACGACGCCGAATACGAACGCCGGGTCTCCCGGACGAAAGAGCGGTTGCGCGAGGAGGATCTCGACGCGATCGTCGTCTCAGATCCGGCCAACATGAACTATCTCACCGGCTACGACGGTTGGTCGTTCTACGTCCACCAGGCGGTCGTCGTCACGCCCGACCGCGACGAACCGGTCTGGATCGGCCGCGAGATGGACGGCGGCGGCGCGCGAGCGACCACGTCCCTCTCCGACGAGAGCATCCTGTCCTACAGCGACGACCACGTCCACTCGCCCCACGACCTCCATCCGATGGACTACGTCGCGGGCATCCTCGAGGAACTCGACGTCGCCGACGGCCGTATCGGCCTCGAGATGGACGCCTCCTACTTCACCGCGAAGTCCTACACCCGACTGCAGCAGAACCTCCCCGAGGCGGAGTTCGAGGACGCGACGCTGCTGGTCGGCTGGGTGCGGATCAAGAAGTCCGAACGGGAACTCGAGTACATGCGCGAGGCCGCGCGCATCTCCGAGAACGCGATGCAGGCGGGGCTGGACGCCATCGAGGAGGGTGTCCCGGAGTACGAGGCCGCCAGGGCGATCTACGACGCCCTCATCGCGGGCACCGACGAGTATGGCGGCGACTACCCGTCGATCGTCCCGCTGATGCCGTCGGGCGACCACACCGACACGCCGCACCTGACCTGGACCGACCGCGAGTTCGAGGACGGCGATCCGGTCATCATCGAGCTCTCGGGCTGTCGCCACCGCTATCACTCGCCGCTGGCCCGCACCACGTTCGTCGGCGACCCGCCCGCCGAACTCGAGGAGACCGCCGATATCGTCGTCGAGGGGATCGAGGCGGCACTCGACGCCGTCGAACCGGACGTCACCTGCGAGTCCGTCGAGAAGGCCTGGCGCGAGACGATCGCCCAGTACGGCCTCGAGAAGGAGGACCGGATCGGCTACTCCATGGGACTGGGCTACCCGCCGGACTGGGGCGAACACACCGCCAGCATTCGCCCCGGTGACGAGACCGTCCTCGAGGAGGACATGACGTTCCACATGATCCCGGGCATCTGGACCGAGGCGGTCGGCATGGAGATCAGCGAGACGTTCCGCGTCACGAGCAACGGTGCGGAGACGCTGGCGGACTTCCCCCGGCAACTGTTCACGACCTAA
- a CDS encoding CDP-2,3-bis-(O-geranylgeranyl)-sn-glycerol synthase yields MAILETIVIAFWAMLPAYVPNNAAVLAGGGRPIDGGRTWGDKRMLGDGKTWRGTAAGIVAGLALAGLLTVVAPAVADATGIDVPEFEPLAALGLAGGAMLGDILASFLKRRSGRQRGAMFPGLDQLDFVVVSLPLTALLAREWFFEVFTVGVVAVVVILTPILHVTTNMIAYKLGLKNEPW; encoded by the coding sequence ATGGCAATCCTCGAGACAATCGTGATCGCGTTCTGGGCGATGTTGCCCGCTTACGTTCCGAACAACGCCGCGGTGTTGGCCGGCGGCGGACGACCGATCGACGGCGGTCGAACGTGGGGCGACAAGCGCATGCTGGGCGACGGCAAGACCTGGCGGGGCACCGCCGCCGGAATCGTCGCCGGCCTCGCGCTGGCGGGCCTGCTGACGGTAGTGGCGCCCGCCGTCGCCGACGCGACCGGCATCGACGTCCCCGAATTCGAACCGCTGGCCGCGCTGGGGCTCGCTGGCGGGGCCATGCTCGGCGACATCCTCGCGTCGTTCCTGAAACGACGCTCCGGTCGCCAGCGCGGCGCGATGTTCCCCGGCCTCGATCAACTCGACTTCGTCGTCGTCTCTCTGCCGCTGACCGCGCTGCTGGCGCGGGAGTGGTTCTTCGAGGTCTTCACAGTGGGGGTCGTTGCCGTCGTCGTGATCCTCACGCCGATCCTGCACGTAACGACCAACATGATCGCGTACAAGTTGGGGCTGAAGAACGAGCCCTGGTAG
- a CDS encoding HVO_A0556 family zinc finger protein, translated as MASLSDRALIPSERDLLAQLEHRDCTYCSDGSLVRDQYKGNTAIVCDQCGVPTVQLWNEA; from the coding sequence ATGGCATCTTTATCGGATCGTGCACTGATTCCTTCGGAACGCGACCTCCTCGCTCAACTCGAGCATCGCGACTGTACGTATTGTAGTGACGGATCGCTCGTTCGTGATCAGTACAAAGGCAATACTGCAATCGTCTGTGATCAGTGCGGCGTCCCAACGGTACAACTGTGGAATGAAGCGTAA
- a CDS encoding glycosyltransferase codes for MNVLAVAAVALLFLTAFPYLCYLALYAWVRPQGSPADKTPAEPTVSIVLPTYNEAQIVETKLDDLLGLEYPMEKVELVVVDSSTDDTRAIIREYLEGLEAPDLVLLEEDERRGLAPALNDAYAAASNEMVVKTDCDSKLAPDALLEAAANLADNDIAAVTGCNVEVLGGSEVESGYRGVQSHIQQLESHLDSTLIFHGPFSAFENDALLPIDPNSLADDTELALKIRRQRSRVIFDPAVRYMEASHSEFVKRRKQKDRRGMGLIRLLAQHRDALGRYGRYGKVVLPFNWWFMVVSPWLIAVTVVVGTAAAVSLFGAGGLAVPIVITLFAYLGQKDLLGPVQVLYSVFDAQVSLLRASVELVVGDSDGTWDVDSELREAFE; via the coding sequence ATGAACGTACTCGCCGTCGCTGCGGTCGCACTTCTCTTCCTTACAGCGTTCCCGTATCTCTGCTACCTCGCGCTCTATGCATGGGTCCGACCACAGGGGTCGCCCGCCGACAAAACACCCGCAGAACCGACGGTTAGTATCGTCCTGCCGACGTACAATGAAGCACAAATCGTCGAAACGAAACTCGACGATCTGCTCGGGCTCGAGTACCCGATGGAGAAGGTCGAGCTCGTCGTCGTCGACTCCTCGACCGACGATACACGAGCGATCATCCGGGAGTACCTCGAGGGCTTGGAGGCGCCCGATTTGGTATTGCTGGAGGAGGACGAACGCCGCGGACTCGCACCGGCGCTCAACGACGCCTACGCCGCCGCGTCGAACGAAATGGTCGTGAAGACCGACTGTGATTCCAAACTCGCGCCGGACGCGCTTCTCGAGGCCGCCGCAAATCTCGCGGACAACGACATCGCGGCCGTGACGGGGTGCAACGTCGAAGTGCTCGGCGGTAGTGAAGTCGAGTCCGGTTATCGCGGCGTCCAGAGTCACATTCAGCAACTGGAGTCGCACCTTGACTCGACGCTCATCTTTCACGGACCGTTCTCCGCGTTCGAGAACGACGCATTGCTGCCGATTGACCCGAACTCGCTTGCTGACGATACCGAGCTGGCACTGAAAATCCGACGACAGAGAAGCCGCGTGATCTTCGATCCGGCTGTGAGGTACATGGAGGCGAGCCATTCTGAGTTCGTGAAACGACGCAAGCAGAAGGACAGGCGCGGAATGGGACTGATTCGGTTGTTAGCACAGCACCGGGACGCCCTTGGCCGATACGGGCGGTACGGCAAGGTCGTGTTACCGTTCAACTGGTGGTTTATGGTGGTCTCGCCATGGTTGATCGCAGTGACGGTCGTGGTCGGGACTGCTGCGGCCGTTTCGCTATTTGGCGCCGGCGGGTTGGCGGTTCCGATCGTGATCACTCTATTCGCGTATCTGGGTCAGAAAGACCTCCTCGGCCCTGTTCAGGTGCTGTATTCTGTCTTCGACGCGCAAGTGTCGCTGCTACGGGCCAGCGTGGAACTGGTAGTCGGTGACTCCGACGGGACATGGGACGTTGACAGCGAATTGCGGGAGGCGTTCGAATGA
- a CDS encoding glycosyltransferase family 4 protein codes for MRILFVTHRYPPHAGGVETHVQEIATRLVDRGHEVTVYSADAGPDVPTESTSDGVRVRRFHSLNPDGAFYAAPRMALAVRRADADIVHAHNYHAFPLFFAALGVSNKRFIVTTHYHGASASSPRNVLLSLYRPLGRRAIRQADEIVAVSEWEHNQLQEDFGVNATVIPNGLNVERFAEAEPEERPQPYLLCVGRLEEYKGIQHVIQALSELPEYDLLVAGSGPYREELEQIAHEEGVADRVDFLGFVDDERLPGLYAGADVYVTLSTFEAYGMTVAEALAAGTPCVVREASALLDWMSESGVEGVSSTSPEVVASALRNALSQTPDSDIKTWTEISTCLAARFYNHEKGNSDKDCVHTA; via the coding sequence ATGAGGATTCTGTTCGTCACGCATCGTTACCCGCCCCACGCCGGTGGCGTAGAAACGCACGTTCAGGAGATTGCAACGCGACTCGTCGATCGCGGACATGAGGTAACTGTCTACAGTGCAGACGCCGGACCTGACGTTCCAACGGAAAGCACTAGTGACGGAGTTCGTGTTCGGCGATTTCACTCCCTCAATCCCGATGGTGCGTTCTACGCTGCCCCACGTATGGCACTTGCGGTCCGACGTGCTGACGCCGATATCGTCCACGCGCACAATTATCACGCTTTCCCGCTGTTCTTCGCAGCGCTCGGTGTATCCAATAAACGATTTATCGTGACAACACACTATCACGGTGCAAGTGCGAGCAGTCCTCGAAACGTGCTGCTGTCCCTTTATCGACCACTTGGTCGGCGGGCCATCCGGCAGGCAGATGAAATAGTTGCAGTCAGCGAGTGGGAGCATAACCAACTTCAAGAAGACTTTGGCGTCAACGCGACAGTAATTCCAAATGGCCTCAATGTGGAACGGTTCGCGGAGGCCGAACCGGAGGAACGTCCACAACCCTACCTGCTGTGTGTTGGGCGGCTAGAGGAGTACAAGGGTATCCAGCATGTGATTCAAGCGCTCTCGGAGTTGCCCGAGTACGATCTCCTCGTTGCGGGGAGTGGTCCCTATCGAGAGGAGTTGGAACAGATCGCTCATGAGGAGGGTGTCGCTGACCGGGTCGACTTTCTTGGTTTCGTGGATGACGAGCGACTCCCGGGGTTGTACGCCGGAGCAGATGTCTACGTGACTCTCTCAACGTTTGAAGCATATGGGATGACTGTTGCGGAAGCGCTAGCGGCAGGGACACCGTGTGTAGTGCGAGAGGCTAGTGCACTACTAGATTGGATGAGCGAATCTGGCGTGGAAGGTGTTTCTTCCACATCGCCAGAGGTGGTCGCAAGTGCACTCCGTAACGCACTCTCGCAGACGCCGGATAGCGACATCAAGACATGGACAGAGATCAGCACATGCCTCGCCGCTCGATTTTACAATCATGAGAAGGGAAACAGCGATAAGGACTGCGTTCATACCGCCTGA
- a CDS encoding glycosyltransferase family 2 protein: MSVVIPSIKDDVLTLESVPEDVPVSVEREGSLNEARNRGIENAETDIVAVLDDDIAFSEELFYALVDEVDEDVLLGVADWEFGLVAGRVMIFYKSLWRDIDGFNERLHSHNGDTDFSLRAHNAGYSVKTVPRHLFYHEDHERSITTWDRAWRLMYLCGKHVRYAPYILSATIAYNLGLEAGISKEQNLPASIRHAVDELEPE; this comes from the coding sequence GTGTCTGTTGTCATTCCTTCTATCAAAGATGACGTGTTGACACTGGAGAGTGTCCCCGAAGACGTTCCAGTGTCCGTCGAGCGAGAGGGGTCGCTGAATGAGGCTCGGAATCGGGGTATAGAAAACGCTGAGACAGATATCGTTGCCGTTCTTGACGACGACATCGCGTTCTCGGAGGAGTTGTTCTACGCTCTCGTTGACGAGGTCGACGAGGATGTACTGCTCGGAGTAGCCGATTGGGAGTTCGGACTTGTCGCTGGTCGAGTGATGATTTTCTATAAATCTCTCTGGCGCGACATTGACGGCTTCAACGAACGTCTTCATAGCCACAACGGCGACACGGACTTCTCGCTGCGAGCTCACAATGCGGGCTATTCGGTGAAGACGGTCCCGAGACATCTGTTCTATCACGAGGATCACGAGCGTTCGATCACGACGTGGGACCGCGCGTGGCGACTCATGTATCTCTGCGGGAAACACGTCCGGTACGCGCCGTACATCCTGAGTGCGACTATCGCGTACAATCTCGGTTTAGAAGCAGGGATCAGTAAAGAGCAGAACCTGCCTGCGTCGATTAGACATGCGGTCGACGAACTGGAGCCCGAGTGA
- a CDS encoding glycosyltransferase family 4 protein → MKTVALTGTFNTSDTGPSRVLEGLSEALADTGLEVHAFTHGDREEHPHSDVHVTRFEKTPQSISGFFSYFKWVRGHVRDLDPDVFHPLEEYPFKADIRMVQWTSDSYERWRLCRDDFRGYGYFAGDILLNIANRIGASRTDIVVASSPETKRQMKEYWWFPPDTVVPLGISAETRTPPSKVSDPPRILLPGRITPKKGQRVFLNGLDPESEDYQVDIVGGVSDEVYWESMAEWHGHHHGFVSREKLTHLYKKADIVAVPAVHENFSITALEAIANSCALVITESCGFAQLDVARRSSGVVTVESMAKSASETINLISGGRIQDKKESSYKLSEQFTWKNTSQEYIKIYERL, encoded by the coding sequence ATGAAGACCGTCGCACTCACTGGTACTTTCAACACGTCTGACACCGGACCTTCACGGGTTCTAGAGGGATTATCGGAAGCGCTTGCAGACACTGGACTCGAGGTACATGCGTTTACGCACGGCGACCGAGAAGAGCACCCCCACTCTGACGTGCACGTCACTCGCTTCGAAAAGACCCCGCAGTCGATTTCTGGCTTTTTCTCCTACTTCAAGTGGGTTCGGGGTCATGTACGTGACCTCGATCCGGACGTGTTTCACCCGCTTGAGGAGTATCCGTTCAAAGCAGATATCCGGATGGTTCAGTGGACATCAGACAGTTATGAACGCTGGCGACTCTGCCGGGACGACTTTCGAGGATATGGCTATTTCGCGGGCGACATCCTGCTGAATATAGCGAATCGAATCGGAGCGAGTCGGACAGACATAGTCGTTGCGTCAAGTCCGGAGACCAAGCGCCAAATGAAGGAGTACTGGTGGTTCCCCCCTGATACAGTTGTTCCACTTGGAATCAGTGCCGAAACCCGAACGCCGCCGTCCAAAGTTTCCGACCCACCCCGTATCCTCCTGCCTGGTCGAATCACGCCGAAGAAAGGGCAACGGGTGTTCCTAAATGGGCTTGATCCAGAGAGCGAGGACTATCAAGTCGATATTGTCGGAGGTGTTAGTGATGAAGTGTACTGGGAGTCAATGGCCGAGTGGCACGGCCATCATCATGGATTTGTCTCCCGTGAGAAATTGACTCATCTGTATAAAAAAGCCGATATTGTAGCGGTACCAGCTGTTCATGAGAATTTTTCGATAACAGCATTAGAGGCAATTGCCAATAGCTGTGCGTTGGTGATCACTGAATCCTGTGGATTTGCTCAACTTGACGTTGCAAGGCGATCTAGTGGAGTGGTTACAGTAGAGTCTATGGCTAAGTCGGCATCAGAAACTATTAACCTCATTTCTGGTGGTAGGATTCAAGACAAGAAAGAGAGTTCTTACAAACTCTCTGAACAATTCACATGGAAAAATACATCTCAAGAGTACATTAAAATATATGAGAGATTATGA
- a CDS encoding glycosyltransferase gives MGEGSIGLVSDRLYDSLDGDRFDIPDSPLPIFTETDRILRKTREVVKVASKKHDAIIFPRDVLLAGVPPQKFNAAICPIVHDLDHLSNPNNDIIYQITLSLMKRNLKKADLVLAISEKTKSDIVNQIGVPQSSICVFTQGVSAGNFYKDSSDPSIDVPDEYILYAGGLMPRKRPDILIETLKRLPEKELVVCGNQYSEEHTEIFSQMVEKEELTDKVHHFGRVPIADLRRLYSNASVLLHPAEKEGYGRTPIEAAACGTPVVLHESIPSAADIGSAAYTFSIHDPKKVASLVQSASGCSTDYEPITWEESAKEVEQLIEKHATT, from the coding sequence ATGGGCGAAGGAAGCATAGGGCTAGTGTCCGATAGATTATATGATTCATTAGACGGTGACCGTTTTGACATACCAGACTCTCCGTTACCGATTTTCACAGAAACAGATAGAATTCTCCGGAAGACACGTGAAGTGGTAAAAGTGGCTTCAAAAAAGCATGATGCGATCATTTTTCCCCGTGATGTACTCTTAGCTGGTGTACCTCCCCAGAAATTCAACGCAGCTATTTGCCCAATTGTTCATGACCTTGACCATTTATCTAATCCGAATAACGATATTATTTACCAAATTACATTAAGTCTGATGAAACGCAACCTGAAAAAGGCCGACTTAGTTTTAGCCATTTCGGAAAAAACGAAATCAGATATAGTTAATCAAATTGGAGTCCCTCAGTCATCAATTTGTGTATTCACACAAGGAGTTAGTGCGGGAAACTTTTATAAGGATTCCTCAGATCCATCCATCGATGTCCCTGACGAATACATTCTATATGCCGGCGGACTAATGCCTAGGAAACGACCAGATATATTAATTGAAACTCTAAAACGTCTACCCGAAAAAGAACTTGTAGTTTGTGGAAACCAGTACTCAGAGGAACATACGGAAATATTTAGCCAAATGGTTGAGAAAGAGGAATTAACCGACAAAGTGCATCATTTTGGGCGTGTACCTATAGCCGACTTACGCCGTCTATATTCGAACGCATCTGTTCTCCTCCATCCTGCTGAAAAGGAAGGATATGGACGCACGCCGATTGAAGCAGCAGCTTGTGGAACACCTGTTGTCCTCCATGAGTCAATTCCATCAGCGGCTGATATAGGATCAGCTGCGTATACATTTTCTATCCATGATCCAAAAAAGGTTGCAAGTTTAGTACAATCAGCGTCGGGTTGTTCCACCGATTACGAACCAATTACATGGGAGGAGAGTGCAAAAGAGGTAGAGCAATTAATTGAAAAGCATGCCACCACTTGA